A stretch of Lactuca sativa cultivar Salinas chromosome 6, Lsat_Salinas_v11, whole genome shotgun sequence DNA encodes these proteins:
- the LOC122194827 gene encoding ATP synthase subunit alpha, chloroplastic-like, with the protein MVTIQADEISNIICERIEQYNREIKIVNIGTVLQVGDDIARIHSLDEVMAGELVEFEEGTIGIALNLESTNVDVVLMGDGLLIQEGSSVKATRRIAQIPMSEAYLGRVHISGIFLCGS; encoded by the coding sequence ATGGTAACCATTCAAGCCGATGAAATTAGTAATATTATTTGTGAACGTATTGAGCAATATAATAGAGAAATAAAGATTGTAAATATCGGTACCGTACTTCAAGTAGGTGATGACATTGCTCGTATTCACAGTCTTGATGAAGTAATGGCGGGTGAATTAGTAGAATTTGAAGAGGGTACAATAGGCATTGCTCTTAATTTGGAATCAACTAATGTTGATGTTGTATTAATGGGTGATGGTTTGCTGATACAAGAAGGGAGTTCTGTAAAAGCAACAAGAAGAATTGCTCAGATACCAATGAGTGAGGCCTATTTGGGTCGTGTTCACATCAGTGGGATATTTCTATGCGGGTCTTAG